The DNA segment CACAGGCCCTCCCCTGTCaatccgcccccaccccaccccccccagccTCGGGGGACTCCCAGACCAATGGCCCAGCCGCCTTCCTTCCCTCCAGCCCGGGCTAGCAGCCAAGAGGAAAATTCCTGCCTGGGACTCAGCGTTCCGGCGGCTGGGGCTGACTCAGTGTGGGCCCCTGCTGTCCCCACTCACACCCAGCCCTCCACCCTGAGGGCCCCGGCCCCCACCTTGTTCTTCTTGCCGAATGGCCAGCGCTTAGCCCGGCTGCGGCTCGTGCCTCGGAGCTCTGGCCGTCCATCGGAGGGGGTACCCAGGCTGCTGTCCGAGGGCACACGGTTCATGGGCTGGCTAAAGTCTTCGAATTCCACGTCACCCGGACGGGCAAAGCCTGACTTGTGCAGCTCAATTAGGACCTGGGAATCCTGGGGATGGTGAGGGGCAATCAGGGGCAAGACTGGGGGCCCAGCCTTCGGACTCCTACTTCTGCATACCACCCCCAACCACTGCTTGTCCCCTGTGGTCCACTGCCAGGACCAGGCACCCACATTCTTGGCATTCACAGCATCTGCAGCCACCTTCATGCCCTCCAAACACTTGGCAATGATGGGTACCACCTCCAGCTCAGTCTCTGACAGGAGCCCGTAACCAGCCCCCAGGTGGGTGGCCCGCCGCTCGTCCATGTCCTGCAGCTTCTGTAGAGACAGGGGGCACGGTTCTCAGGGGCATTGGTCGAGGGGCTGGTGGCAGAGTGATTCCCTCCTGAGCATAATGGAGCCCCACACTGACCCCAAGCCCAGTTTAGCAGGGAAAACACAGAATTGAACACAGAGACTTCAAGCTCAGTGTGGTCAGGGGAGAAATTTCAGAGGCCAGGGAGATGTCAGAGAGGAATTTGAGGCCCTCCTTTTGCCTAGGGAGTCAGGAAAGGCTCCTCAAAGGAGGTGAAAATGTAGCCAggaagggacttccccagtggtccagtggctaaggcactgcattcccaatgcaaggggtccaggttcaatccctggtcagggaactagatcccacatgctgcaactaagacaaggtgcagcctaattaattaattttaaaaatatactaagaAAAAAACACAGCCAGGAATTTCAAGAAAAAAGCAGACCCAACGCAGATACTCCCAGTCTCAGTGTTGGGATAGAGAGTAGAGTACAGAGCTGAAACAGGAGAAGGGAAATTTGAGATCTTCCAGAGGGTTTGTTAGAATTGGGGCTTGGAAGAATGTAGGAATTACAAAAGGAAAGAACGACATCCCTGGCAGAAAGAACAGCTTGAATAAAATCGGAGAACACTTGACTATTTGGTTCTAACTTCTTTACAATTTAGAGATTAGGGCATTACAGCTGGGGTTTTGACAAGTGTATAGGAGTTGGTtaactctggggttctctagggaAGGTGGGACTGGGGGTTTGTAGCACTCACATCAAATATCTGGGGCATCTGGGAAAAATAGAAGTGAGACTGGTCACGGTTGAAGCGCTGTAGTTGGGCTGCATActcatttttgctttcttctgccATATGACTCCGAAGGTGGGcttgttgtttggcctgaggaaTATCGAGGTGGGGGGAAGGTCATAGCCCAGTTCTGGCCTTGCCTAACCCTGACCCCCAAGCCTGTCTCAGACCCCACAGGCACCTTCTCCACATCAGCCTTGGTGGCGTTGATATCCTGGTCAAGCCTCTCAGCGGTCTGGGCTGCCTTCTCAGCCTCCCTGCAGTCCCGTTCAAATTTACGTTTACTCTGTGTTGGAGACAGAACCGGAATGAAGGAGCTGCCCGCCATGGTTTCAGGGACTGGGGGGAAGTCACCAGCAACTGGGAGTCAGGGTGGGGACAACAGGCAGGTTGGAAATCCACAGGAGAGGAGGGGTCCAGGCCAGATGAAGTGAATCGACAACCCTCACCCAGCTGCTCGGGGCCAGAGCCTCACTTCTCCACACCCACACACTCACATTCTCCAGCTGCTTGAAGCCACTTTCCAGCTGCTGCTGGGCCCGACGACCTTCTTGGAAGTGCTATGGGAAGAGGGGGCGATAAGGCTCACCCTGATGTCAGGGGACCCTCgggaagccccagagaagggATCACCCACCatctttctctcctgtttcatcTCCTGCGAGTACTTGGCCAGCTCCAGACATACACGCACGCTGAGGTTCTCGGCCACCAGCTCCCGCTGGCCAGCAAAATCATTCACCTCCTGCAGAATCTGCACGAAGGACTGTTGCTGGCTGAAcctggggtgggatggaggggggaCAGGGGCTGGGGGTCAGGACCCCCGGGAACCACAAGCCCCCAGACCCACCTCCATATGAGAAAGCATGAGCCCCAAGACATTCACCCCAGAAGCAACGATAAATTCTGGCCCACACCCCCAGCCTTCAAAGGGGACACAGAAACTCAGAATTCTCAGAATTTGGGGAGGTCTTAGAAAGGGGATACGATGCTTACACCATCTTTTTGCATCACTCTCGTGGTGTCAGTAGCAGCATCATATAATCAAATACTATAAATGCTTTTGCAAGAAGCATTAGTATTCACATAAGTGAGATAAAATCCAAGAAGACCCTAATGAACTTAATTAACTTCATGTCAGTTCAGGTCTTGAGATTGCCTCCAAACAAGCGACCAGAAAACCTTTTGCTTTCTAGAGCTTTGGGGGTTTCTGGAACTGGAATAAAGTGAAATGAGCCAGGCATTGTTTTAACACACTATCTTAATCTTCATATGAGCCCCTACAAGGACATCGTCATCCCCAATTCACAGGAGAGGAAAACCAAGGCTCACAACATGAGTCACTTGCCCAGAGTCATTCATTTAATAACTGTGGGAGCCTCTCCCATTTAATAGGCGAGGGAAACGGAGGCTGAGAACTGAAGTCAAGTGGCCAAAGCAGTTCAGCTGGAAAGTAGTGGATTTAGAATTCCAAGCCAGGTAATTCGGTTCCTGCATCCAAGCTCACGCCTCTAGGTGGAACTGGGGTGAGAAGTCAGGGATCTGTTTGCGGGGAGCCCAGCTTGAGAGAGAGAGCCCAGCTtgaaagagagaggaagtggGTCCCATACCCTGGCCCTCCCAAATCTAGCCCTGTATCCATCCGGTGTTCGTTCTTACTTGGATTCAGGGTCATCTTTGGCAGGTCTTTTGGGCATGTATTTTTTCACCAGGCTCCTAAGGAGAGAGGCAGGAAGGCTGAGCCCCCAGTCCTCCAACCGCTCCCCCTAACCCCAGGGCGCGGCCACCTTAGGGTCTCACCGCAGTTGCTTTGCATAAGCCTGCTCCACCTCCGTCCGCTCTTTCACGAACTTCACGTATCTGTCCAACAGGTCCAGACCCCACTGCGTGTGCCGCTCGAGCACCTCAAACTGATCCTAGCAGGGGGATTGGGAGGACCAAGGTCAGGACCCGGGGACCCCACAGCCGCCGACCCAGCGGCAGGGGAGCCTCCTGGCTCCGAGCTCCAAGAAGGAGTGGCTTCCCGGCCCCGCCCCGGAGCGGTGCGGGGGGAGGCAGGAAACCGGCGGGAACCCCCTCCCC comes from the Bubalus kerabau isolate K-KA32 ecotype Philippines breed swamp buffalo chromosome 1, PCC_UOA_SB_1v2, whole genome shotgun sequence genome and includes:
- the TRIP10 gene encoding cdc42-interacting protein 4 isoform X2 yields the protein MDWGTELWDQFEVLERHTQWGLDLLDRYVKFVKERTEVEQAYAKQLRSLVKKYMPKRPAKDDPESKFSQQQSFVQILQEVNDFAGQRELVAENLSVRVCLELAKYSQEMKQERKMHFQEGRRAQQQLESGFKQLENSKRKFERDCREAEKAAQTAERLDQDINATKADVEKAKQQAHLRSHMAEESKNEYAAQLQRFNRDQSHFYFSQMPQIFDKLQDMDERRATHLGAGYGLLSETELEVVPIIAKCLEGMKVAADAVNAKNDSQVLIELHKSGFARPGDVEFEDFSQPMNRVPSDSSLGTPSDGRPELRGTSRSRAKRWPFGKKNKTVVTEDFSHLPPEQQRKRLQQQLEERNRELQKEMDQREALKKMKDVYEKTPQMGDPASLEPRITETLNNIERLKLEVQKYEAWLAEAESRVLSNRGDTLGRHTRPPDPPASAPPDSSSNSNNGSQENKESSEEPPSEEGQDAPIYTEFDEEFEEEPASPIGHCVAIYHFEGSSEGTISMAEGEDLSLMEEDKGDGWTRVRRKQGGEGYVPTSYLRVMLN
- the TRIP10 gene encoding cdc42-interacting protein 4 isoform X1, encoding MDWGTELWDQFEVLERHTQWGLDLLDRYVKFVKERTEVEQAYAKQLRSLVKKYMPKRPAKDDPESKFSQQQSFVQILQEVNDFAGQRELVAENLSVRVCLELAKYSQEMKQERKMHFQEGRRAQQQLESGFKQLENSKRKFERDCREAEKAAQTAERLDQDINATKADVEKAKQQAHLRSHMAEESKNEYAAQLQRFNRDQSHFYFSQMPQIFDKLQDMDERRATHLGAGYGLLSETELEVVPIIAKCLEGMKVAADAVNAKNDSQVLIELHKSGFARPGDVEFEDFSQPMNRVPSDSSLGTPSDGRPELRGTSRSRAKRWPFGKKNKPCPPPLSPLGGPLPSALPNGPPSPRSGLDPLAILSEISKSVKPRLASFRSLRGSRGTVVTEDFSHLPPEQQRKRLQQQLEERNRELQKEMDQREALKKMKDVYEKTPQMGDPASLEPRITETLNNIERLKLEVQKYEAWLAEAESRVLSNRGDTLGRHTRPPDPPASAPPDSSSNSNNGSQENKESSEEPPSEEGQDAPIYTEFDEEFEEEPASPIGHCVAIYHFEGSSEGTISMAEGEDLSLMEEDKGDGWTRVRRKQGGEGYVPTSYLRVMLN